A genomic region of Arachis hypogaea cultivar Tifrunner chromosome 5, arahy.Tifrunner.gnm2.J5K5, whole genome shotgun sequence contains the following coding sequences:
- the LOC112802668 gene encoding uncharacterized protein produces MLYATRFRYSVRQIPNFVPLSTLPPSCSCSWTSLHFHSEPPSLREVDDAVDSFTRMLCMRRPPSIIQFTKILGSLAKTNHFPTAISLFQQLQARGIAPNLFTLNILINCCCGMGRITLALSVLAKIFRMDYQPDIITLNTLIKGLCLSGKVEKALHFHDTMLAQGFQFNEVTYGTLINGLCKTGQTSAAIQVLRKIPRHGIVPNVIMYSAIIDSLCKDTLVSDAFHLFSEMLAKGISPNVITYTTLIYGLCLAGQLKEAIYILNHMMRENTNPNVCTYSTLIDGFCKEGNIKDAKSVLAVMTKDCVKPDVVTYNSLIDGYCLVNEVNKAKFVFNTMAQRGVSLDVQSYNILINGFCKNKMVDDALSLFEEMRCNHLVPNTITFSILIDGLCKSGRISCASKLLVEMHDKGQLADIITYNSFLDALCKNHHVDKALVLFNMIKDQGIHPDICMYNILIDGLCKSGRLKNAREIFQDLSIEGYRPDVRTYTIMINGLCKEGLLHEAFAFLSKMEDNGCLPNAVTYEIIIRALFEKGENDNAEKLLREMISRGLLQG; encoded by the coding sequence GACGATGCTGTTGATTCCTTCACTCGCATGCTCTGTATGCGTCGCCCTCCATCCATCATCCAATTCACCAAGATTTTGGGATCTCTTGCCAAGACCAACCATTTCCCCACCGCCATTTCCCTTTTTCAGCAATTGCAAGCCAGGGGAATCGCTCCCAATTTATTTACTTTGAATATCCTAATCAATTGTTGCTGCGGCATGGGTCGGATCACTCTCGCTCTCTCTGTGTTGGCCAAGATTTTCAGGATGGATTATCAACCTGATATCATAACATTGAATACACTCATTAAAGGTCTCTGTCTCAGTGGTAAGGTTGAAAAAGCACTACACTTTCATGACACAATGCTGGCTCAAGGATTTCAGTTTAATGAAGTCACTTATGGGACGTTGATCAATGGGCTCTGTAAGACCGGACAAACATCAGCTGCTATTCAAGTGTTGAGAAAGATCCCACGGCATGGGATTGTTCCTAATGTCATCATGTACAGCGCAATTATTGATAGCTTGTGCAAGGATACACTTGTAAGTGATGCTTTCCATTTATTCTCTGAAATGCTTGCTAAGGGAATTTCTCCCAATGTTATCACTTACACTACTCTGATTTATGGATTGTGCCTTGCTGGTCAACTTAAGGAAGCCATTTATATACTAAATCATATGATGCGGGAAAACACTAATCCAAATGTTTGTACCTATAGTACTTTGATTGATGGGTTTTGCAAGGAAGGAAATATCAAAGATGCTAAGAGTGTGTTGGCTGTAATGACAAAAGATTGTGTGAAACCAGATGTGGTTACTTATAATAGCTTAATAGATGGCTATTGTTTGGTTAATGAGGTAAATAAGGCAAAATTTGTATTCAACACAATGGCCCAAAGAGGAGTGTCACTTGATGTTCAAAGTTATAATATCTTGATTAATGGTTTTTGCAAAAATAAAATGGTTGATGACGCCTTGAGTCTCTTTGAAGAAATGCGTTGCAACCACTTGGTTCCAAATACTATAACTTTTAGTATTCTTATTGATGGCTTATGCAAATCAGGGAGAATATCTTGTGCTTCCAAGCTTCTTGTTGAGATGCATGATAAAGGTCAACTTGCTGATATAATCACATACAATTCCTTTCTTGATGCTTTATGCAAAAACCATCATGTTGACAAAGCACTTGTTTTGTTCAACATGATTAAAGATCAAGGCATTCACCCAGATATATGTATGTACAACATACTTATAGATGGTCTGTGCAAAAGTGGAAGATTAAAAAATGCAAGAGAGATTTTTCAAGATCTTTCTATTGAAGGCTATCGTCCAGACGTGAGGACATACACTATCATGATCAATGGGCTTTGTAAAGAGGGCCTGCTTCACGAAGCATTCGCGTTCTTGTCAAAAATGGAAGACAATGGTTGCTTACCAAATGCTGTGACTTATGAAATAATCATTCGTGCTCTGTTTGAAAAAGGTGAAAATGATAACGCGGAGAAACTTCTTCGTGAAATGATATCTAGAGGCCTATTGCAAGGATAA